From Halichoerus grypus chromosome 6, mHalGry1.hap1.1, whole genome shotgun sequence, one genomic window encodes:
- the CORO1A gene encoding coronin-1A isoform X2, which produces MSRQVVRSSKFRHVFGQPAKADQCYEDVRVSQTTWDSGFCAVNPKFVALICEASGGGAFLVLPLGKTGRVDKNVPTVCGHTAPVLDIAWCPHNDHVIASGSEDCTVMVWEIPDGGLTLPLREPVVTLEGHTKRVGIVVWHPTAQNVLLSAGCDNVILVWDVGTGAAVLTLGSDVHPDTIYSVDWSRDGALICTSCRDKRVRIIEPRKGTIVTEKDRPHEGTRPVRAVFVSDGKILTTGFSRMSERQVALWDTKHLEEPLSLQELDTSSGVLLPFFDPDTNIVYLCGKGDSSIRYFEITSEAPFLHYLSMFSSKESQRGMGYMPKRGLEVNKCEIARFYKLHERRCEPIAMTVPRKSDLFQEDLYPPTAGPDAALTAEEWLGGRDAGPLLISLKDGYVPPKSRELRVNRGLDTGRRKTAPEASGTPSSDAVSRLEEEMRKLQATVRELQQRLDRLEETVQAK; this is translated from the exons ATGAGCCGGCAGGTGGTCCGCTCCAGCAAGTTCCGCCACGTGTTTGGACAGCCAGCCAAGGCCGACCAGTGCTATGAGGACGTGCGCGTCTCACAGACCACCTGGGACAGTGGCTTCTGTGCTGTCAACCCCAAATTCGTGGCCCTGATCTGCGaggccagtgggggaggggccttccTGGTGCTGCCCCTGGGCAAG ACTGGACGTGTGGACAAGAACGTGCCCACGGTCTGTGGCCACACAGCCCCCGTGCTGGACATCGCCTGGTGCCCGCACAATGATCACGTCATTGCCAGTGGCTCTGAGGACTGCACAGTCATG GTGTGGGAGATCCCTGACGGGGGCCTGACGCTGCCCCTGCGGGAGCCCGTCGTCACCCTGGAGGGCCACACCAAGCGCGTGGGCATTGTGGTGTGGCACCCCACAGCCCAGAACGTGCTGCTCAGTGCAg GTTGTGACAACGTGATCCTGGTGTGGGACGTGGGCACTGGGGCGGCCGTGCTGACGCTCGGCTCCGACGTGCACCCGGACACCATCTACAGCGTGGACTGGAGCCGAGACGGCGCCCTCATCTGCACCTCCTGCCGGGACAAGCGCGTGCGCATCATCGAGCCCCGCAAAGGCACCATCGTCACT GAGAAGGACCGTCCCCATGAGGGGACGCGGCCTGTGCGCGCAGTCTTTGTATCTGATGGAAAGATCCTGACCACAGGCTTCAGCCGCATGAGTGAGCGGCAGGTGGCGCTGTGGGACACG AAGCACCTGGAGGAGCCGCTGTCCCTGCAGGAACTGGACACCAGCAGCGGCGTCCTGCTGCCCTTCTTCGACCCCGACACCAACATAGTCTACCTCTGTGGCAAG GGTGACAGCTCTATCCGGTACTTCGAGATCACTTCCGAGGCCCCCTTCCTGCACTATCTCTCCATGTTCAGTTCCAAGGAGTCCCAGCGGGGCATGGGCTACATGCCCAAACGTGGCCTGGAGGTGAACAAGTGTGAGATTGCCAG ATTCTACAAGCTGCACGAGCGGAGGTGCGAGCCCATTGCCATGACAGTGCCTAGAAAG TCGGACCTGTTCCAGGAGGACCTTTACCCACCCACTGCAGGGCCCGATGCCGCCCTCACGGCCGAGGAGTGGCTGGGGGGCCGGGATGCCGGGCCCCTCCTCATTTCCCTCAAGGACGGCTACGTGCCTCCAAAGAGCCGCGAGCTGAGAGTCAACCGGGGCCTGGACACCGGGCGCAGGAAGACAGCACCGGAGGCCAGCGGGACCCCCAGCTCG GACGCCGTATCCCGGCTGGAGGAGGAGATGAGGAAGCTCCAGGCCACGGTGCGGGAGCTCCAGCAGCGCCTGGATCGGCTGGAGGAGACAGTCCAGGCCAAGTAG
- the CORO1A gene encoding coronin-1A isoform X1, which yields MLLPSGCPALCRRMSRQVVRSSKFRHVFGQPAKADQCYEDVRVSQTTWDSGFCAVNPKFVALICEASGGGAFLVLPLGKTGRVDKNVPTVCGHTAPVLDIAWCPHNDHVIASGSEDCTVMVWEIPDGGLTLPLREPVVTLEGHTKRVGIVVWHPTAQNVLLSAGCDNVILVWDVGTGAAVLTLGSDVHPDTIYSVDWSRDGALICTSCRDKRVRIIEPRKGTIVTEKDRPHEGTRPVRAVFVSDGKILTTGFSRMSERQVALWDTKHLEEPLSLQELDTSSGVLLPFFDPDTNIVYLCGKGDSSIRYFEITSEAPFLHYLSMFSSKESQRGMGYMPKRGLEVNKCEIARFYKLHERRCEPIAMTVPRKSDLFQEDLYPPTAGPDAALTAEEWLGGRDAGPLLISLKDGYVPPKSRELRVNRGLDTGRRKTAPEASGTPSSDAVSRLEEEMRKLQATVRELQQRLDRLEETVQAK from the exons ATGCTGCTTCCCTCTGGATGCCCAGCCCTGtgcagaag GATGAGCCGGCAGGTGGTCCGCTCCAGCAAGTTCCGCCACGTGTTTGGACAGCCAGCCAAGGCCGACCAGTGCTATGAGGACGTGCGCGTCTCACAGACCACCTGGGACAGTGGCTTCTGTGCTGTCAACCCCAAATTCGTGGCCCTGATCTGCGaggccagtgggggaggggccttccTGGTGCTGCCCCTGGGCAAG ACTGGACGTGTGGACAAGAACGTGCCCACGGTCTGTGGCCACACAGCCCCCGTGCTGGACATCGCCTGGTGCCCGCACAATGATCACGTCATTGCCAGTGGCTCTGAGGACTGCACAGTCATG GTGTGGGAGATCCCTGACGGGGGCCTGACGCTGCCCCTGCGGGAGCCCGTCGTCACCCTGGAGGGCCACACCAAGCGCGTGGGCATTGTGGTGTGGCACCCCACAGCCCAGAACGTGCTGCTCAGTGCAg GTTGTGACAACGTGATCCTGGTGTGGGACGTGGGCACTGGGGCGGCCGTGCTGACGCTCGGCTCCGACGTGCACCCGGACACCATCTACAGCGTGGACTGGAGCCGAGACGGCGCCCTCATCTGCACCTCCTGCCGGGACAAGCGCGTGCGCATCATCGAGCCCCGCAAAGGCACCATCGTCACT GAGAAGGACCGTCCCCATGAGGGGACGCGGCCTGTGCGCGCAGTCTTTGTATCTGATGGAAAGATCCTGACCACAGGCTTCAGCCGCATGAGTGAGCGGCAGGTGGCGCTGTGGGACACG AAGCACCTGGAGGAGCCGCTGTCCCTGCAGGAACTGGACACCAGCAGCGGCGTCCTGCTGCCCTTCTTCGACCCCGACACCAACATAGTCTACCTCTGTGGCAAG GGTGACAGCTCTATCCGGTACTTCGAGATCACTTCCGAGGCCCCCTTCCTGCACTATCTCTCCATGTTCAGTTCCAAGGAGTCCCAGCGGGGCATGGGCTACATGCCCAAACGTGGCCTGGAGGTGAACAAGTGTGAGATTGCCAG ATTCTACAAGCTGCACGAGCGGAGGTGCGAGCCCATTGCCATGACAGTGCCTAGAAAG TCGGACCTGTTCCAGGAGGACCTTTACCCACCCACTGCAGGGCCCGATGCCGCCCTCACGGCCGAGGAGTGGCTGGGGGGCCGGGATGCCGGGCCCCTCCTCATTTCCCTCAAGGACGGCTACGTGCCTCCAAAGAGCCGCGAGCTGAGAGTCAACCGGGGCCTGGACACCGGGCGCAGGAAGACAGCACCGGAGGCCAGCGGGACCCCCAGCTCG GACGCCGTATCCCGGCTGGAGGAGGAGATGAGGAAGCTCCAGGCCACGGTGCGGGAGCTCCAGCAGCGCCTGGATCGGCTGGAGGAGACAGTCCAGGCCAAGTAG